A single Gambusia affinis linkage group LG22, SWU_Gaff_1.0, whole genome shotgun sequence DNA region contains:
- the rpl7l1 gene encoding 60S ribosomal protein L7-like 1 translates to MADDESKKVIKLVPEYLLKKRKTYQAIKATQAKLALLEKRKVSKGQPLKFKRLEDFLKESHKKHRDETRIRRNERRPPAPLPPEKNKLAFAMRIREIKGVSPKVMKVIQMMRLRKIFSGTFIKINKTSMEMMKLL, encoded by the exons ATGGCGGACGACGA GTCAAAGAAGGTGATCAAGCTGGTTCCAGAGTATCTTCTTAAGAAGAGGAAAACATACCAGGCCATCAAGGCCACTCAAGCCAAACTTGCGCTCCTAGAGAAAAGAAAG GTCTCGAAAGGCCAACCACTCAAGTTCAAGCGTTTGGAGGATTTCTTGAAAGAGAGCCACAAAAAGCACCGAGATGAGACGCGCATCCGAAGGAACGAGCGCAGGCCCCCGGCCCCTCTGCCGCCCGAAAAAAACAAGCTGGCTTTTGCTATGCGTATCAGAGA GATCAAAGGTGTCAGCCCCAAAGTGATGAAGGTGATCCAGATGATGAGGCTGAGGAAGATCTTCAGCGGGACCTTCATTAAGATAAACAAGACCTCCATGGAGATGATGAAGCTGCTGTGA